The genomic DNA ATCTCCCAGACAACAagaggataaaataaaaaataaaaaatcaaaattacaagaaaatcaagaacaaaaaattggagTTACCATCCCGTGGATCTGTAATAGCCGAAGCTTGCAAAGTGATGAACACCGAAAACACAATTACAATGAGGAATAACCGCAGATGTTGTTTCGTCATTTCAAGAAGCAGAGTAGTCAGCGATCTCAAGCAGAGGAACAGGAGCATGTTTTTTCCCTGGAGACATGAAAAGATAACAATCAAATCTAAAGAAGATAGATATATCACGGAGAAAATGTACAAAGCAGCTGTTTGGCTGCCGAGAAAattcatgaaaagaaaaagaaaggaaaagtttgaaaaaaagaataacgTATATGAgaaaaatcttttgtttagaaaaaaaaaatgctgatGTTTTACCCTTAATCAAAAACCAAGGAGGATCAATCCATCGttaacaagaaagaaagaattagGGTTGTGAAAACAGAGTCAATTTACAAGAACAGTGGGTGAAAGTGAAACTCAAGAGAACACCTCTGAGGAAGCTTTAGAGACAGAagcttagagagagagagagagagagagagagagagaggctgAGAATGAGACCTGAGAGCTGTGTTCTTGAGCTGGTTTTATAGGTTGATATTGCCAGCTCAACATACTCTCAATTTTGAAGCCGTTAAGCCCACACGTGCTATAAGATTTTgaagctttgaagctttgaagatttttatttttttaaatataaacatttaaatgttaaaatacattttaatttccaaaaaaattgtgcaatgattaaataaaaaataaattgtataatggttaaataagaaataaaagcatgattaaatgaaaaataaagatataattaaatatattttttattattttaaatagaaatataattattttaagaatttatttttaaaataaagtaattttgAGAAGATGTTtgagattttgaaatatttttcaaagtattttaagaaataataaaaaaataaaaaaatggataataaaatttattttaataataaggTTTGACATTTTATACAGATTTTAAACGACCTGactaaaacgacgtcgtttacCTCATTTTCACCGCCTGTTCCGTGGCTGATctgaaagcaaaacaaaagcGTTTTCTGCAAAAATGTTTTGTGAATTCTTCAAAAGATAGAAGAAATCAGTTCACACcggctctgtttttcttctcaaGCTTTCGCTCATGGCAGGCTCATTCAGTACCAAAACCGCACAAGATGATGATAATGAGGATGAAGACTACATGGGAGATCTCTCTCAGTTCATTCCACCTGAAACCGCTCAACCCCCAAAAGCTCAATTCAAGAAGGTTCTCCCTATAAACCCTAATTCTCCCTTGTTTTGTTCCCAGGAGAACGTATTCGTTCTCTTCACATTTTTAATCGTTTGATTTCCCCCTAAGTGTtggaaaattttgttgaaactCAGGGACGTATACCTTCACTTGGCTTAGTTCTAGCTGAGTCttattctctctcttttggGACCCTTTtccaaattatattttcttctgttttcaCGGTGACCAATCGGAGGTTTTCTGTAGACTAATTGCCTGTTGTTCGCAGATGTCGAACAACAAAGTCGTAGTTTCTCAATCACCATGGAAGCAATCGAAAGCCCTAAATTGGCAAGAACAGAGGAGAGTCTCAAGAGAGCGGCAGCGACGAGAAGAGGACTTGCGGACCCTAGCGAATACGGAGGCTCCGATTCCACAATCGAACATCGGGTTCAAAATGTTGAAACAAATGGGCTACACCCCGGGTTCGGCACTGGGGAAGGAGGGCTCGGGCCGAGCAGAGCCAGTGGGGCTCGAGATAAGACGAACGCGAGCAGGGATTGGAAGAGAGGATCCCATTAAGGAGAAGATGAGGAGAGAAGAGGCTTGGActgagaagaagaggaagaacgAGGCTGCTTTAATGGCGGAGTTCGGGTGTAGGCAGAAGTCGCAATGGCAGAGTCGGAGAGTTGTAGTGAATTTCAAGAAGGCGAAAGGTGCTCTTGATCAGTTGGAGAATAAGGAGATTGTGGAGCCCAAGAAGAAGGAAGATGAGGACAGTGAGGAAGgtgaagaggaggaagaagaggaggagATCACAGAAGAGGTATGTTTCTTTTGGATCATTTCTACTATTTGATTTCTGGGTTTGCTAATTGCTAGTGTTTTCAATGATAAAA from Vitis riparia cultivar Riparia Gloire de Montpellier isolate 1030 chromosome 8, EGFV_Vit.rip_1.0, whole genome shotgun sequence includes the following:
- the LOC117920777 gene encoding G patch domain-containing protein 11, whose translation is MAGSFSTKTAQDDDNEDEDYMGDLSQFIPPETAQPPKAQFKKMSNNKVVVSQSPWKQSKALNWQEQRRVSRERQRREEDLRTLANTEAPIPQSNIGFKMLKQMGYTPGSALGKEGSGRAEPVGLEIRRTRAGIGREDPIKEKMRREEAWTEKKRKNEAALMAEFGCRQKSQWQSRRVVVNFKKAKGALDQLENKEIVEPKKKEDEDSEEGEEEEEEEEITEEDLQNILMKLRDEFRYCLFCGCQYESVEALLSNCPGPNEDDH